The genomic interval CTGCCAGCAACACCGTAGGCCGACGCCGAGTGGGACACCACCCGACTGAATGGGAACTCGTGCTGAATATGCTCTCTGTATGTTGCACGCAATTCCTGTCCCCTTCTGGTGAGTTCGACAGAGCAAATTTGATCACCCTGACAGTTCGGAGCCGCGACCGTCGCAGCACCGGGACTCTCGTAGTGCACCGCTCGGGCTCGGAGAAAGTGTCTCTGGATATCTCGACGCGAGTCGGGTTCGGTCGCGGCTACCGACACGGCTAGGCTCCTCCCGGAATGGTGATGGGCTCGAACCGCTGGAGGCCGAAGTACGTGTTTACCACGGCGCCGAACCCGACGACTGCGATCGCTAGTTGTGCGAGTCCACCGAGGAACGGTACGAACCCGAAGAGCTCGAGGGCGAGCAGGAGCGTGCCGATTCCGGCGAGCGTCGCGACGCCGTCTGATTCGATCGGAAGGCGCGTTCCGATGAGATACCCGAACACGGCTTGACCGTAGAGAATGGTCAGGAACTCGGCGAACAGCCCGACGATGGCGAGCGGGAGCAGGACGAGGGTGAACGCCATATAGACGAACAGGACGAGCAGCGTCGTTGCACCGAGGCTGCCGACGACGGCGCTGACAAGCGCGTGGTCGGTGATCGCCGCGCCGACGTTCTCGATGACGAGCGGGTGTCGGTCGACCAGCCACCACCCGAACGCGCCGAGGACGAGGAATTGGAGGAGGAAGCCCCCGGCCCGCTGTGCGGGCGAACTGGAAGGGGTTGGTGCCTCGAATTGGGAGACGCGGCCCACCGATGCATCCGAACTGACCGCGGCCGATCCCGAATACGTCTGAAGGGACCCGGTCACAGTCGCGGCGTCGTCTACCGAGAGATTCCCGTTGAGGAGAGTCACGTCCCCGTCGACGGTCCCCTCGATGGCTGCGCTGCCGCCGATCACGTAGATGTCGCCGTCCACTGTCGCGTCCGCGGGGACGGTGGTGGTCCCGCCGGCGACCACGTGGACGTCCGCGAGCGAATCGAGGTCGGTGGCGCCTTGGAACGTCACGGACATCTCTTGCACGTCGCCGCCGCCGACGGAGAGCATGAGGAGGACGACGATGAGAAGCGGGATGGCTTCCGTCGGACTCACGCGCTCGCACCTCCGTCGCCGCGAGCGAGTTCGACCATCCGTCTCGCGTACAGACCCACGGCGAGCCCGAACAAGAGGAGTAGCGAGAGTGCCTGCACCACGTTCAGATGTGAAAGGAGCGTGAGCTCGGTCGCCTGGAAGTACAGCGCGAGCGCGGTACTGGAGAACGTGGCGAGCCATCCGGCGACGCCGATCCCGATCGCTGAATGGGTGCCGATCGTCTGCGGCGTGGAGAGGTCGGGCCAGAGTGCGAAGTTCAGCGTCGTGTAGAAACTCACCGCGACTGCGTAGCTGGCGGGATTCAGCGGGGACGTTCCGTTCCCCGCGATCGCGGGAAACACCGCGGCGAATCGCAGGTCGGACGTGTACATGACGTGTGTGAGAGCGAACAGTGCGAACGTCCAGAGGAAGATCCGCGAGAGCGAGTAGTTCGCGTAGATGACCCCGGCCATCACCGCGCCGACGACGTGTGCGGCGGCGATGAACAGCCGCGTCGAGAGGTCCGGCGACTGCCAGGAACTCAGCAGAAGCGACGGCGTGTCAATAATCCGAAGAAATCCGAGGCTATCGATGAAGAACACGCCGAACATCAAGACGACCGGGACCACGAACGCCAGATTCCGCGCCCGAATCGGTTCCCCGCGACAGAACCGTCCGGTACCGTACCGCTCGTGTTGCGCGCCGAGCGCGTCGAGGACCGCATCGAGACGATCGAAACTGGCGAACGACAGGACGCCAAGCAGCAGGAGCCCCGGTGCCATCGCGGCCACCAGTACTCGACTGAAAACGTCGACTGACCAGGAAAGCGAAATCGCGTTCGCTAGAAAATATGCGATCGCCGTGATCGCTGCGGCGACGTATCCGCGGTCCGGAACCGGAACGAGATCGATGGCGAGCGAGAAGGAAACGGGAAAGCCGACACCGAGCCCGACCGACGCGAAGACGATCCACGCGCCGAACGCGGGGACGGTCCGAATCGTCGGGGCGACGAGCGTGAGTGCGAACTGAACGCAGACGACGCCGAACAGCAGTCGGAGTTTCGTTCGGAGGTCCGTGCTCCAACCGCTTCGGTCCATCGTCAAGCCGGTCACGGCTGCGACGAGGAGTGTCACGAGTGCGAGCGCAGCCATCCACATCGAGACGGCCGTTTCGGTCATCCCGACGAGCCGCGTGCCGAGGTCGATGAGCCCCAACTGGACGAACGTGATGTTGTAATAGTAGCCGGCGACCATCAGCGCGACGAAGAGCGCGTATCCGGACACTGTCGTCCACCGCTGTTTCCGTACGTGCGGTATGTGTTCGCTGCCCATTCGGACGTTCTTGATACGTCGTGAGAGTGCGTTGTA from Halobaculum halobium carries:
- a CDS encoding polymer-forming cytoskeletal protein, encoding MSPTEAIPLLIVVLLMLSVGGGDVQEMSVTFQGATDLDSLADVHVVAGGTTTVPADATVDGDIYVIGGSAAIEGTVDGDVTLLNGNLSVDDAATVTGSLQTYSGSAAVSSDASVGRVSQFEAPTPSSSPAQRAGGFLLQFLVLGAFGWWLVDRHPLVIENVGAAITDHALVSAVVGSLGATTLLVLFVYMAFTLVLLPLAIVGLFAEFLTILYGQAVFGYLIGTRLPIESDGVATLAGIGTLLLALELFGFVPFLGGLAQLAIAVVGFGAVVNTYFGLQRFEPITIPGGA
- a CDS encoding MFS transporter, which encodes MVAGYYYNITFVQLGLIDLGTRLVGMTETAVSMWMAALALVTLLVAAVTGLTMDRSGWSTDLRTKLRLLFGVVCVQFALTLVAPTIRTVPAFGAWIVFASVGLGVGFPVSFSLAIDLVPVPDRGYVAAAITAIAYFLANAISLSWSVDVFSRVLVAAMAPGLLLLGVLSFASFDRLDAVLDALGAQHERYGTGRFCRGEPIRARNLAFVVPVVLMFGVFFIDSLGFLRIIDTPSLLLSSWQSPDLSTRLFIAAAHVVGAVMAGVIYANYSLSRIFLWTFALFALTHVMYTSDLRFAAVFPAIAGNGTSPLNPASYAVAVSFYTTLNFALWPDLSTPQTIGTHSAIGIGVAGWLATFSSTALALYFQATELTLLSHLNVVQALSLLLLFGLAVGLYARRMVELARGDGGASA